From one Streptomyces sp. N50 genomic stretch:
- the gndA gene encoding NADP-dependent phosphogluconate dehydrogenase — MSTSAQIGVTGLAVMGRNLARNFARNGYTVAVHNRTASRTRDLVAEFGGEGDFIAAETAKDFVAALERPRRLVVMVKAGDPTDAVIEEFAPLLEPGDMIIDGGNAHFEDTRRREKALREQGIHFVGMGVSGGEEGALHGPSIMPGGPKESYDSLGPMLEKISAKAKDGAPCVTHVGPDGAGHFVKMVHNGIEYADMQLIGEAYQLLRDVAGYSPAQIADIFRTWNTGRLDSYLIEITAEVLSHVDAATGKPFVDVVVDQAEQKGTGRWTVQIALDLGVPVSGIAEAVFARSLSGHAALREASRGLAGPTATPLSESEAGAFADRVEQALYASKIVSYTQGFHEIAAGSEEYDWNVDLGAISSIWRGGCIIRAAFLDRIRAAYDARADLPSLLSDETFAQEIAGAQDDWRDVVVAATQQGVPTPGFSAALAYYDALRAERLPAALTQGQRDFFGAHTYRRVDRDGSFHTLWGGDRSEVSG, encoded by the coding sequence ATGAGCACTTCAGCGCAGATCGGCGTCACGGGTCTCGCGGTCATGGGCCGCAACCTCGCCCGCAACTTCGCGCGCAACGGCTATACGGTCGCCGTGCACAACCGGACCGCGTCGCGCACACGCGACCTGGTGGCGGAGTTCGGCGGCGAGGGCGACTTCATCGCGGCGGAGACCGCCAAGGACTTCGTGGCGGCGCTGGAGCGGCCGCGCCGCCTGGTCGTCATGGTGAAGGCCGGTGACCCGACGGACGCGGTGATCGAGGAGTTCGCCCCTCTCCTGGAGCCCGGCGACATGATCATCGACGGTGGCAACGCGCACTTCGAGGACACCCGGCGCCGTGAGAAGGCGCTGCGCGAACAGGGCATCCACTTCGTCGGCATGGGTGTCTCCGGCGGCGAGGAGGGCGCGCTGCACGGGCCGAGCATCATGCCGGGTGGCCCGAAGGAGTCGTACGACTCGCTCGGTCCGATGCTGGAGAAGATCTCCGCGAAGGCGAAGGACGGGGCGCCCTGTGTGACCCATGTGGGTCCCGACGGCGCCGGGCACTTCGTGAAGATGGTGCACAACGGCATCGAGTACGCCGACATGCAGCTGATCGGCGAGGCGTACCAGCTGCTGCGCGATGTCGCCGGGTACTCCCCCGCGCAGATCGCGGACATCTTCCGCACCTGGAACACAGGCCGGCTGGACTCCTACCTGATCGAGATCACCGCCGAGGTGCTGTCCCACGTGGACGCGGCCACCGGCAAGCCGTTCGTGGACGTGGTCGTCGACCAGGCGGAGCAGAAGGGCACCGGCCGCTGGACGGTCCAGATCGCCCTCGACCTCGGCGTCCCGGTCTCGGGTATCGCCGAGGCGGTCTTCGCCCGCTCCCTCTCCGGCCACGCGGCACTGCGCGAGGCCTCGCGGGGTCTGGCCGGCCCCACGGCGACCCCGCTGAGCGAGTCCGAGGCGGGGGCCTTCGCGGACCGGGTCGAGCAGGCGCTGTACGCGTCGAAGATCGTGTCGTACACGCAGGGCTTCCACGAGATCGCGGCGGGCAGCGAGGAGTACGACTGGAACGTCGACCTCGGTGCCATCTCCTCGATCTGGCGCGGCGGTTGCATCATCCGCGCGGCCTTCCTCGACCGCATCCGCGCCGCGTACGACGCCCGCGCGGACCTGCCGAGCCTGCTGTCCGACGAGACGTTCGCGCAGGAGATCGCGGGGGCGCAGGACGACTGGCGCGACGTCGTCGTCGCGGCCACCCAGCAGGGCGTCCCGACGCCCGGATTCTCCGCGGCCCTCGCGTACTACGACGCACTGCGCGCCGAGCGGCTGCCCGCGGCGCTCACGCAGGGGCAGCGGGACTTCTTCGGGGCGCACACGTACCGCCGGGTGGACCGGGACGGCTCCTTCCACACCCTCTGGGGCGGTGACCGCTCGGAGGTCTCCGGCTGA
- a CDS encoding DMT family transporter: protein MSALALSILLSLVSAVAYAGGAIVQERVAVSSPDQEYAPLRRPSWWAAVGLNGTGGLLHVVALAYGPLSLVQPLGALTIVFALPMAALFVGRKAGSTAWRGAIMATIGLAGLLSLVGTSEGQSLSTAQRVSVAVFTGAVVVTLMIAGRAAHRHPAVRSVLLATASGIAFGMSSVFTKTVTVDWDNGAVSATDIPFLGVIAVFAVAGLMLSQASYRGAGLAAPLAVLTVVNPVVAAAVGITMFGETFRYGTTGTLLALSAGVVAAGGLILLTTERLEKTAPADAGTAPVAPSPVEELLDALPGQPVGVSANVDVPAADITAGTPGDGILVPAQAAIPAGEGYETLEPTGPAEPPSYFGPFHAGLYVMMPVAANRHRMRVKS from the coding sequence ATGAGCGCCCTCGCGTTGTCCATCCTGCTGTCGCTCGTCTCCGCCGTGGCCTACGCCGGCGGGGCGATCGTGCAGGAGCGCGTCGCGGTGTCCTCCCCCGACCAGGAGTACGCGCCGCTGCGCCGCCCCAGCTGGTGGGCGGCGGTCGGACTGAACGGCACCGGCGGCCTGCTGCACGTGGTGGCGCTGGCCTACGGCCCGCTGAGCCTGGTGCAGCCGCTCGGCGCGCTGACGATCGTGTTCGCGCTGCCGATGGCGGCCCTGTTCGTCGGCCGCAAGGCCGGCTCCACCGCCTGGCGCGGCGCCATCATGGCGACGATCGGTCTCGCGGGTCTGCTGTCCCTCGTCGGCACCTCCGAAGGTCAGTCGCTGAGCACCGCCCAGCGGGTGTCCGTCGCCGTGTTCACCGGCGCGGTGGTCGTGACCCTGATGATCGCGGGCCGCGCGGCACACCGGCACCCGGCGGTGCGCAGCGTGCTGCTGGCGACCGCGTCCGGCATAGCCTTCGGCATGTCCTCGGTGTTCACCAAGACGGTGACGGTGGACTGGGACAACGGCGCGGTCTCCGCGACCGACATCCCCTTCCTCGGCGTGATCGCGGTGTTCGCGGTCGCCGGTCTGATGCTCTCGCAGGCGTCCTACCGGGGCGCGGGCCTCGCGGCTCCGCTGGCGGTGCTGACGGTCGTGAACCCGGTGGTGGCGGCCGCGGTCGGCATCACGATGTTCGGTGAGACCTTCCGCTACGGCACGACGGGCACCCTCCTCGCCCTGTCCGCCGGAGTGGTCGCGGCGGGCGGCCTGATCCTGCTGACCACGGAGCGCCTGGAGAAGACCGCACCGGCCGACGCCGGCACGGCTCCTGTGGCTCCCTCGCCCGTCGAGGAGTTGCTGGACGCCCTCCCTGGACAGCCCGTCGGCGTGAGCGCGAACGTCGACGTGCCGGCCGCGGACATCACGGCCGGCACACCGGGCGACGGGATCCTCGTTCCGGCCCAGGCGGCGATTCCGGCCGGCGAGGGTTACGAGACCCTGGAGCCGACCGGACCCGCTGAACCGCCCAGCTACTTCGGTCCGTTCCACGCCGGGCTGTACGTGATGATGCCGGTGGCGGCGAACCGGCACCGCATGCGCGTCAAATCCTGA
- a CDS encoding GNAT family N-acetyltransferase: MSEIEIRDDRAAGRLEAIAGGEVVGHIEYFVLESPARALVPVHTLVEPAHEGKGIAGSLARELYGIAAREGIVVAPLCPYVVKWAERHPDEAPAADPTLQRAAMEWLRAHPGRF, from the coding sequence ATGAGCGAGATCGAGATCCGCGACGACCGGGCGGCGGGCCGCCTGGAGGCGATCGCCGGCGGTGAAGTCGTAGGCCACATCGAGTACTTCGTCCTCGAGTCCCCCGCGCGCGCCCTCGTCCCGGTCCACACCCTCGTGGAACCGGCCCACGAGGGAAAGGGCATCGCGGGTTCCCTGGCCCGCGAGCTGTACGGCATCGCGGCCCGCGAGGGCATCGTCGTCGCCCCGCTGTGCCCGTACGTCGTCAAGTGGGCGGAACGGCATCCTGACGAAGCGCCGGCCGCGGACCCGACGTTGCAGCGGGCGGCGATGGAGTGGCTTCGGGCGCATCCCGGGCGGTTCTAG
- a CDS encoding (2Fe-2S)-binding protein has translation MVLLLFVDLDPELAALRPLGGFFVLRTGAAPHGPLPTLARTYENPASEVYGNSLTFRVQVVADRLQAPELRIAASIAQQALAARLWSVALGCAALYGRIPDLDPGLLHWDAESSAPDDLWLAEVRPLPADALAETVLHGHLEPLNAALVARHRTATGLLWGNAASALAGAARELDRWARARGRTEVAARARALTGELFAHPLLAGTGTFTGTSFRRRSCCLYYRVPGGGVCGDCCFTRPPGSSPNAASG, from the coding sequence TTGGTACTACTGCTGTTCGTGGACCTCGACCCCGAACTCGCCGCGCTCCGCCCCCTCGGCGGCTTCTTCGTACTACGCACGGGCGCAGCCCCGCACGGCCCGCTGCCGACGCTCGCGCGGACCTACGAAAACCCGGCGTCGGAGGTTTACGGAAATTCCCTGACTTTTCGTGTCCAGGTCGTCGCGGACCGTCTCCAGGCCCCTGAGCTGCGCATCGCCGCGTCGATCGCCCAACAGGCGCTCGCGGCCCGGCTCTGGTCGGTCGCCCTCGGCTGCGCGGCCCTGTACGGCCGCATTCCCGACCTCGACCCGGGGCTGCTGCACTGGGACGCGGAGAGCAGCGCCCCGGACGACCTGTGGCTGGCCGAGGTGCGCCCGCTGCCGGCCGACGCCCTCGCCGAGACCGTGCTCCACGGCCACCTGGAACCCCTGAACGCCGCCCTGGTCGCCCGCCACCGCACGGCCACCGGCCTCCTGTGGGGCAACGCGGCCTCCGCGCTCGCGGGCGCCGCCCGGGAGCTGGACCGCTGGGCACGCGCGCGTGGACGTACGGAAGTGGCCGCACGCGCGCGTGCCCTGACCGGGGAACTCTTCGCCCACCCGCTCCTCGCCGGAACCGGAACGTTTACCGGCACATCCTTCCGGCGTCGCAGTTGCTGCCTCTACTATCGGGTCCCCGGTGGTGGGGTGTGCGGCGACTGCTGCTTCACGCGACCGCCGGGCTCTTCCCCGAACGCGGCTTCTGGGTGA
- a CDS encoding VOC family protein, whose protein sequence is MERVLGIGGYFLRAGDPEALSAWYRDCLGLDADEHGLWGQEAGPTVFAAFESGTDYFGSRTQQTMLNFRVRDLDAMLAQLRAKGADVAEETQDMEGVGRFGWVTDPEGNRVELWQPA, encoded by the coding sequence ATGGAACGTGTGCTTGGAATCGGCGGATACTTCCTGCGGGCCGGCGACCCCGAGGCCCTGAGCGCCTGGTACCGGGACTGCCTCGGACTGGACGCCGACGAGCACGGTCTGTGGGGGCAGGAGGCCGGGCCGACGGTGTTCGCGGCGTTCGAGTCCGGGACCGACTACTTCGGGTCCCGGACCCAGCAGACCATGCTCAACTTCCGCGTCCGCGACCTCGACGCGATGCTCGCGCAGCTGCGCGCCAAGGGCGCGGACGTGGCGGAGGAGACGCAGGACATGGAGGGCGTCGGCCGCTTCGGCTGGGTCACCGATCCCGAGGGCAACCGCGTCGAACTGTGGCAGCCCGCCTGA
- a CDS encoding transglycosylase family protein has product MAVRGRHRRYQPSRINRASLLTVTAGGAGIAIPLATVGAGTAQAADVSTWNKVAACESSGDWSINTGNGYYGGLQFTQSTWEAYGGTAYAHRADLATRDQQIAIAEKVLKGQGPGAWPVCSVRAGLTRGGGTPDIHVGGTKTESTSAHKAKAKDATTQTVVKRSVKDVQPQTTPQSRAGTAEMYTVVRGDTLSGIADTERVDGGWHGLYAANRTTVGDDPDLILPGQRLSLHGKAAPAAHTTTKPATKSSATKSPKKKTSSDTAEKVTHKKTTSHSLVAPVNAPIGTAYHATGSSWSKGYHTGVDFLVPTGTSVKAIEKGTVVSAGWAGSYGYQVVIRHADGRYSQYAHLSAISVRDGQSVGEGQRIGRSGSTGNTTGPHLHFEVRTGPGFGTDIDPLAYLRAGGVRI; this is encoded by the coding sequence ATGGCCGTACGCGGCCGGCACCGCCGGTATCAGCCGAGCAGGATCAACCGGGCCTCGCTGCTCACGGTCACGGCGGGCGGCGCGGGCATCGCGATCCCGCTCGCGACCGTCGGCGCGGGCACCGCCCAGGCGGCCGATGTGAGCACCTGGAACAAGGTCGCCGCCTGTGAGTCCAGCGGCGACTGGAGCATCAACACCGGTAACGGGTACTACGGCGGGCTGCAGTTCACCCAGTCCACCTGGGAGGCCTACGGCGGCACGGCGTACGCGCACCGCGCGGACCTGGCCACCCGTGACCAGCAGATCGCCATCGCGGAGAAGGTGCTCAAGGGCCAGGGTCCCGGCGCCTGGCCGGTGTGCTCGGTGCGCGCCGGACTCACCCGGGGCGGCGGCACCCCCGACATCCACGTCGGCGGCACGAAGACCGAGAGCACCTCGGCGCACAAGGCCAAGGCCAAGGACGCCACGACGCAGACCGTGGTGAAGCGGTCCGTGAAGGACGTCCAGCCGCAGACCACACCGCAGTCCCGCGCGGGCACCGCCGAGATGTACACGGTCGTGCGCGGCGACACCCTCTCCGGGATCGCCGACACCGAGCGCGTGGACGGCGGCTGGCACGGGCTCTACGCCGCGAACCGCACCACCGTGGGGGACGATCCCGACCTGATCCTGCCGGGCCAGCGGCTCAGCCTGCACGGCAAGGCGGCCCCCGCGGCCCACACGACGACGAAACCGGCCACCAAGTCGTCGGCCACCAAGTCCCCGAAGAAGAAGACCTCTTCGGACACCGCCGAGAAGGTCACCCACAAGAAGACGACGAGTCACTCGCTCGTCGCCCCGGTGAACGCCCCCATAGGCACCGCGTACCACGCGACGGGCTCCTCCTGGTCGAAGGGCTACCACACCGGCGTCGACTTCCTGGTCCCCACCGGCACCTCGGTGAAGGCCATCGAGAAGGGGACGGTCGTCAGCGCGGGGTGGGCGGGGTCGTACGGCTACCAGGTGGTGATCCGGCACGCCGACGGGCGGTACTCGCAGTACGCGCACCTGTCCGCGATCTCCGTGCGGGACGGTCAGTCGGTGGGCGAGGGGCAGCGCATCGGCCGCTCCGGGTCCACCGGAAACACCACGGGCCCGCATCTGCACTTCGAGGTGCGGACGGGGCCCGGCTTCGGTACCGACATCGACCCGCTCGCCTATCTGCGGGCCGGCGGCGTCAGGATTTGA
- a CDS encoding PA14 domain-containing protein, producing the protein MRIRRLRDRLALLLALALGIAGLAAVPTASATAADDPVKIHGLKGEYYTQSAPGAFDFADLKATGVDPNLDFDNLEPRLAFTTGQSDDVSIRWTGKLVPAKSGPHTFSIIGDNGFRLWIGGQLVIDHWVDDWDTEQTSAPVELTAGTAYDIKVEYFEHYGGSNLHVRWTEPGGTKVAIPQSAFRLPDGYDYDGALAATVTSTGRTLKLDFAQPLAAPPADLTDHLEAVIGGAKWPLGAARLDRSNSRTLLIPLTQPVVGNKTGTASGTADIRYDGEAGLASADGNVINGFWSTGPNRSTYELRTQWADQVGPHNALPEYPRPQLTRTDWRNLNGSWQFAAATAGEQPPVGKNLAERILVPYPVESQLSGLERHEDRMWYRRTFTVPADWKIGSGKRLMLNFGAVDWRAEVYVNGTKVTEHQGGYDKFSADVTDALKPGRTQELIVGVYDPTDVANGENPPIGKQRLDPSGIWYTPTSGIWQTVWMEPVAPDHVDSLKLTPDVSKSQLTFEAKGVRDGVPITATAYDGKRQVATVHGRTGSPLTLTVKNPHLWSPDDPFLYDLKVTVGKDHVGSYFGMRSIAVEKVDGVPRTVLNGKPIFMMATLDQGFWPDGLYTAPTDEALAHDLKVHKELGFNAVRKHIKVEPDRWFYWADKLGLMVWQDMPAMTAGVNPSTAARAEYEREMKQMIDEHISSPSVVMWVTFNEGWGQYDEARIADQAKAWDPTRLVNSMSGINLGVDGGTGDIIDEHGYPSPALPPHPDGQRALVSGEYGGLGLAVPGHAWSVQQSYVDVDPAAYTDDYLAKLAEVHALTCQGSNGAVYTQISDVEGELNGLMTYDRRVLKPDAQRVKAAQQALIRDASQATPANCPTA; encoded by the coding sequence GTGCGCATCAGACGACTCAGAGACCGACTCGCGCTCCTGCTCGCCCTGGCCCTCGGTATCGCCGGGCTGGCCGCCGTCCCCACCGCGAGCGCCACCGCCGCCGACGACCCCGTCAAGATCCACGGCCTGAAGGGCGAGTACTACACCCAGTCCGCCCCCGGCGCCTTCGACTTCGCCGACCTCAAGGCCACCGGCGTCGACCCGAACCTCGACTTCGACAACCTCGAACCCCGACTCGCCTTCACCACCGGCCAGTCCGACGACGTGAGCATCCGCTGGACCGGCAAACTCGTCCCGGCGAAGTCCGGCCCCCACACCTTCTCGATCATCGGTGACAACGGCTTCCGCCTCTGGATCGGCGGACAGCTCGTCATCGACCACTGGGTCGACGACTGGGACACCGAACAGACCTCCGCTCCCGTCGAGTTGACCGCCGGCACGGCCTACGACATCAAGGTCGAGTACTTCGAGCACTACGGCGGCTCCAACCTCCACGTCCGCTGGACCGAGCCCGGCGGTACCAAGGTCGCCATCCCGCAGTCGGCCTTCCGCCTCCCCGACGGCTACGACTACGACGGCGCCCTCGCCGCCACCGTCACCAGCACCGGCCGCACCCTGAAACTCGACTTCGCCCAGCCCCTCGCCGCGCCCCCGGCCGACCTGACCGACCACCTCGAAGCGGTGATCGGCGGCGCCAAGTGGCCCCTGGGGGCCGCCAGGTTGGACCGGTCCAACTCGCGGACCCTGCTCATCCCGCTCACGCAACCCGTCGTAGGCAACAAGACGGGCACCGCATCCGGTACGGCGGACATCCGCTACGACGGTGAAGCCGGCCTAGCCTCGGCCGATGGCAACGTTATCAACGGCTTCTGGAGCACCGGCCCGAACCGCTCCACCTACGAACTGCGCACTCAGTGGGCCGACCAGGTGGGCCCGCACAACGCCCTCCCCGAGTACCCGCGTCCGCAGCTGACCCGCACCGACTGGCGCAACCTGAACGGGAGTTGGCAGTTCGCCGCGGCCACGGCGGGGGAGCAGCCGCCGGTCGGCAAGAACCTCGCCGAGCGCATCCTCGTCCCGTACCCGGTGGAGTCCCAGCTCTCCGGCCTCGAACGCCACGAGGACCGCATGTGGTACCGCCGCACCTTCACCGTCCCCGCCGACTGGAAGATCGGCTCGGGCAAGCGCCTGATGCTCAACTTCGGCGCCGTCGACTGGCGCGCCGAGGTCTACGTCAACGGCACGAAGGTCACCGAACACCAGGGCGGCTACGACAAGTTCAGCGCTGATGTCACCGACGCGCTGAAGCCCGGCCGTACGCAAGAGCTGATCGTCGGTGTCTACGACCCCACCGACGTGGCGAACGGCGAGAACCCGCCCATCGGCAAGCAGCGCCTTGACCCGAGCGGCATCTGGTACACCCCGACCTCGGGCATCTGGCAGACGGTGTGGATGGAGCCGGTGGCCCCCGACCACGTCGACTCCCTCAAACTCACCCCCGACGTGAGCAAGAGCCAACTCACCTTCGAGGCAAAGGGAGTTCGGGACGGCGTACCGATCACGGCGACGGCGTACGACGGTAAGCGGCAGGTCGCCACCGTGCACGGCCGCACCGGCAGCCCGCTCACCCTGACCGTCAAGAACCCCCATCTCTGGTCACCGGACGACCCGTTCCTCTACGACCTGAAGGTCACCGTCGGCAAGGACCACGTCGGCAGCTACTTCGGGATGCGCTCGATCGCCGTCGAGAAGGTCGACGGCGTCCCGCGCACGGTCCTCAACGGCAAGCCCATCTTCATGATGGCCACGCTCGACCAGGGCTTCTGGCCGGACGGCCTGTACACGGCCCCGACCGACGAGGCGCTAGCCCATGACCTCAAGGTGCACAAGGAGTTGGGGTTCAACGCGGTGCGCAAGCACATCAAGGTCGAGCCCGACCGCTGGTTCTACTGGGCCGACAAGCTCGGCCTCATGGTGTGGCAGGACATGCCCGCGATGACCGCCGGGGTGAACCCGTCGACCGCCGCCCGCGCCGAGTACGAGCGCGAGATGAAGCAGATGATCGACGAGCACATCAGCAGCCCGTCGGTCGTCATGTGGGTGACGTTCAACGAGGGTTGGGGCCAGTACGACGAGGCCCGCATCGCCGACCAGGCGAAGGCCTGGGACCCGACCCGGCTCGTCAACAGCATGTCCGGCATCAACCTCGGCGTCGACGGCGGCACCGGCGACATCATCGACGAACACGGCTATCCCAGCCCCGCCCTGCCACCCCATCCGGACGGTCAACGCGCCCTGGTCAGTGGGGAGTACGGCGGTCTCGGGCTCGCGGTGCCGGGACACGCCTGGTCGGTGCAGCAGTCGTACGTGGATGTCGACCCAGCGGCCTACACCGACGACTACCTCGCCAAGCTCGCCGAGGTGCACGCCCTGACCTGTCAGGGGAGCAACGGCGCGGTCTACACCCAGATCTCGGACGTGGAGGGCGAGTTGAACGGGCTCATGACGTACGACCGGCGCGTGCTCAAGCCCGACGCGCAACGGGTGAAGGCCGCGCAGCAGGCCCTGATCCGTGACGCCTCGCAGGCGACGCCCGCGAACTGCCCCACCGCCTGA
- the panD gene encoding aspartate 1-decarboxylase, with amino-acid sequence MLRTLFKSKIHRATVTQADLHYVGSVTIDGELLDAADLLPGELVHIVDITNGARLETYVIEGERGSGVIGINGAAAHLVHPGDLVIIISYAQVSDAEARALQPRVVHVDSANRIVGLGADPSEPVPGSEQTRGPQAVTA; translated from the coding sequence ATGCTGCGTACCCTGTTCAAGTCCAAGATCCACCGAGCCACCGTCACCCAGGCCGACCTGCACTACGTCGGCTCCGTCACCATCGACGGCGAGCTGCTGGACGCCGCCGATCTGCTGCCCGGTGAGCTGGTCCACATCGTCGACATCACCAACGGCGCCCGCCTGGAGACGTACGTCATCGAGGGCGAACGAGGCTCCGGTGTCATCGGGATCAACGGGGCCGCCGCCCATCTCGTGCATCCCGGGGACCTGGTGATCATCATCAGTTACGCTCAGGTGTCCGACGCCGAGGCGCGGGCGCTTCAGCCCCGGGTCGTGCACGTTGACTCCGCCAACCGGATCGTGGGCCTGGGCGCCGATCCTTCCGAGCCGGTGCCGGGTTCGGAGCAGACGCGCGGCCCGCAGGCCGTCACGGCCTGA
- the glgA gene encoding glycogen synthase has product MRVGLLTREYPPDVYGGAGVHVEFLARELRPLVDLDVHCWGEGRTEGVVRHRSWPTLDGANDALRTFSVDLSMAAALEGRELVHSHTWYANLAGHFAKLLYGIPHVMTAHSLEPLRPWKAEQLGGGYALSSWAERTAIEAADGVIAVSGAMREDILTCYPSLDPAKVQVVHNGIDTALYQPDHGTDVLTRLGIDPGRPYVLFVGRITRQKGVPHLLRAVRDIDPAAQVVLCAGAPDTPEIDREFRELFQELSSVRAGVHWIPQMLPRPEVIQLLTHATVFACPSVYEPLGIVNLEAMACGTAVVASRVGGIPEVVADGETGLLVSVDDDFEANLARALDSVLADPETAKRMGEAGRERAVGEFGWDAVALRTARLYGEIAKQA; this is encoded by the coding sequence GTGCGAGTGGGACTGCTGACCCGGGAGTACCCGCCGGATGTGTACGGCGGCGCGGGCGTCCATGTGGAGTTCCTCGCCCGGGAGTTGAGGCCCCTGGTCGACCTCGACGTGCACTGCTGGGGCGAGGGCCGCACCGAGGGCGTCGTACGCCACCGCTCCTGGCCCACCCTCGACGGCGCCAACGACGCCCTGCGCACCTTCTCCGTGGACCTCTCCATGGCCGCCGCCCTCGAAGGCCGCGAACTCGTCCACTCGCACACCTGGTACGCCAACCTCGCCGGCCACTTCGCCAAGCTCCTGTACGGCATCCCGCACGTGATGACCGCGCACTCGCTGGAGCCGCTGCGCCCCTGGAAGGCCGAGCAGCTCGGCGGCGGATACGCCCTCTCCAGCTGGGCCGAGCGCACCGCGATCGAGGCCGCGGACGGTGTCATCGCCGTGTCGGGAGCCATGCGCGAGGACATCCTGACCTGCTACCCGTCGCTGGACCCGGCGAAGGTGCAGGTCGTCCACAACGGCATCGACACCGCGCTCTACCAGCCCGACCACGGCACCGACGTCCTCACCCGGCTCGGCATCGATCCTGGCCGCCCCTACGTGCTGTTCGTCGGCCGGATCACCCGCCAGAAGGGCGTGCCCCATCTGCTGCGCGCCGTAAGGGACATCGACCCGGCCGCGCAGGTCGTCCTGTGCGCGGGCGCACCCGACACCCCGGAGATCGACCGCGAATTCCGCGAGCTCTTCCAGGAGCTGAGCAGTGTCCGCGCGGGCGTGCACTGGATCCCGCAGATGCTGCCGCGCCCGGAAGTGATCCAGCTCCTCACCCACGCCACCGTGTTCGCCTGTCCCTCGGTGTACGAGCCCCTCGGGATCGTGAACCTGGAGGCGATGGCCTGCGGTACGGCCGTGGTCGCCTCCCGTGTCGGGGGCATCCCCGAGGTGGTGGCGGACGGGGAGACGGGGCTGCTGGTGTCCGTCGACGACGACTTCGAGGCGAACCTGGCGCGGGCCCTCGACTCCGTGCTCGCCGACCCGGAGACTGCGAAACGGATGGGCGAGGCCGGGCGGGAGCGGGCGGTCGGCGAGTTCGGCTGGGACGCCGTGGCGCTGCGCACCGCGCGGCTCTACGGGGAGATCGCCAAACAGGCTTAG
- the glgC gene encoding glucose-1-phosphate adenylyltransferase yields MRRGGPSVLGIVLAGGEGKRLMPLTADRAKPAVTFGGTYRLVDFVLSNLVNADILRICVLTQYKSHSLDRHITTTWRMSSLLGNYVTPVPAQQRLGPRWYLGSADAILQSLNLIYDERPEYVAVFGADHVYRMDPRQMLAQHIESGAGVTVAGIRVPRAESSQFGVITPGSDGQTVENFLEKPADPPGLVDDPECVYASMGNYIFTTKALIEALQRDAEDLDSVHDMGGSILPALTDRGEAALYDFSANHVPGETTRDQGYWRDVGTLDAYYDAHMDLIAERPAFNLYNRNWPIYTHSGQLSPARFNAGGMASESIISSGCLIRGQVTRSVLSPGVVVDPGAVVQGSILHDNVHIGRGAVVRGAVLDKNVEVPPGATIGVNPERDADLYTVSKGGVIALGKGQLVT; encoded by the coding sequence ATGCGTCGTGGCGGACCTTCGGTGCTCGGGATCGTACTGGCGGGCGGTGAGGGCAAGCGGCTGATGCCCCTGACCGCCGACCGGGCCAAACCCGCGGTCACCTTCGGCGGAACGTACCGCCTCGTGGACTTCGTGCTGTCCAATCTCGTCAACGCGGACATCCTCCGCATCTGTGTGCTCACGCAGTACAAATCGCATTCGCTGGACCGCCACATCACCACCACCTGGCGCATGTCCAGCCTGCTCGGCAACTACGTCACACCCGTCCCGGCCCAGCAGCGCCTCGGCCCGCGCTGGTACCTCGGCAGCGCGGACGCGATCCTCCAGTCGCTGAACCTGATCTACGACGAACGCCCCGAGTACGTCGCGGTCTTCGGCGCCGACCACGTGTACCGCATGGACCCGCGCCAGATGCTCGCCCAGCACATCGAGAGCGGCGCGGGCGTCACCGTGGCCGGTATCCGCGTGCCGCGCGCGGAGTCCTCGCAGTTCGGCGTGATCACGCCGGGCTCGGACGGCCAGACGGTGGAGAACTTCCTGGAGAAGCCCGCCGACCCGCCCGGTCTGGTGGACGACCCGGAGTGCGTCTACGCCTCGATGGGCAACTACATCTTCACCACCAAGGCGCTGATAGAGGCCCTCCAGCGCGACGCGGAGGACCTCGACTCCGTGCACGACATGGGCGGTTCGATCCTCCCCGCGCTCACCGACCGGGGCGAGGCCGCGCTGTACGACTTCAGCGCCAACCACGTCCCCGGCGAGACCACCCGCGACCAGGGCTACTGGCGGGACGTCGGCACCTTGGACGCCTACTACGACGCCCACATGGACCTCATCGCGGAGCGCCCCGCCTTCAACCTCTACAACCGCAACTGGCCCATCTACACCCACTCCGGCCAGCTCTCCCCGGCCCGCTTCAACGCCGGCGGCATGGCCAGCGAGTCGATCATCAGCTCCGGCTGCCTGATCCGCGGCCAGGTCACGCGGTCCGTCCTCTCCCCGGGCGTGGTGGTCGACCCCGGAGCCGTCGTCCAGGGTTCGATCCTGCACGACAACGTCCACATCGGCCGGGGCGCGGTGGTCCGGGGCGCCGTCCTGGACAAGAACGTCGAGGTACCGCCGGGCGCGACGATCGGCGTCAACCCGGAGCGGGACGCCGACCTGTACACGGTCTCCAAGGGCGGCGTCATCGCACTCGGGAAGGGCCAACTGGTCACGTAA